In Phocoena sinus isolate mPhoSin1 chromosome X, mPhoSin1.pri, whole genome shotgun sequence, a genomic segment contains:
- the LOC116747782 gene encoding protein kish-A-like: FAGLCLPFSIFQSLLTVILLLLCTCAYIRSLAPSLLDRNKAGFLGIFWKCARIGERKSPYVAACCTMMAFSILFVKELGKMPEFSYHQI, from the coding sequence TTCGCCGGCCTATGTTTGCCATTTTCAATTTTTCAGAGTCTGTTGACTGTAATCTTGCTGCTTCTATGTACCTGTGCTTATATCCGATCCTTGGCACCCAGCCTCCTGGACAGAAATAAAGCTGGATTCTtgggtatattttggaagtgtgcTAGAATTGGTGAACGGAAGAGTCCTTATGTGGCAGCATGCTGTACTATGATGGCCTTCAGCATCCTCTTCGTAAAGGAGCTTGGAAAAATGCCAGAATTCAGTTACCatcagatttaa